The Rhizobium sp. CCGE531 genomic sequence TATCCGTTGGCTGCTGCTCTTGAAATTCGAGGTAAAGTTCTAGCGCTATCGCGCGGTAACCGTCGACGCCGAACGGATTGCTTCCAACCGGTGGAATAGTGTAATTCGTCGCTGGATACCATTCGCCACATCGGGCTTTGCGCGCAATTAGCTTCCAACGATCGTCGGAGGTTTCAGTCGCAACAATACGCGCTCCATGCGCTTCGATAGCTCGGCGCCAATTGGGGCTCATGTCCGGCGTCGTGACAACAACGCACTCGAGTCCGCTTCGTGCCGCATAGGCCGCCATCGACACGCCGGCGTTGCCACTCGACGCCACTGCGATGGTTCGGATGCCGACATCCAAAGCGCGTTGTGCAATCAGGGCCCCCATTCTGTCTTTGTGGGACCCTGTTGGATTGGTGAACTCGTTTTTTGTGTAGAGTTCACCAACACCCAAAGCGGCGGCAAGGAGAGGCAGGCTCGATAATTGCGTGTTACCTTCGCCGAGCCCGGACGTAGGATAGCTAAGCCAGTTGCTTACTGTGTTGTGATCCAGGGAGGAGGGCCATTCGCTGAAGTGTGGCGCCACGCTCGCGGGTATGCCAGAATCCAAACAAGATGGGCATCCCTCGAAATAATCCTCCAACGGATGAATGATCTGGCAGCGGATGCACTGCATTCCGCTGACTCTCGGGTTGATCTTAAGCGGCATGGGCGCGTCCTTGCATGCTGGAAGGCGCAAGATCCTGCAGAAGCTCTACGAGGCAATCGCCGCGTTTCACGAGCGTCGGGAAACGTTTGCATACGACCATGCCTGCGCACGAGAAGTGAACTTCCTGCGGCTGATTGAATGGCCTGTCGATTGAGTGAAGCAAGCCCGCCAACTGCCCCTCCTTGACGTCGTCACCAAGCTCAACGAAGGGCTCGAACATTCCGTCGGTTTCGGCATAGACAAGAAGGTCTGTGCTTGAACAATCCATCAGCCTGACCGCAACAGCCTCTGTGACGTCGTTCCACCGCAAGATACCGATATGCTTGAGCAGCCTCAACACCCCTTGCTCCGCCAGGTCCAGTCCAGAGCGATTGAGTGTCGCGCCGCCGCCAAGTTCCGCAGTGACTACCGGAACACCAGTGCGCTCGGCCGCGGCCGGCAACGTGGTGCTCCCGCCACCACCGCTGCCGTCTGTCACAAACCCGATCGGCGCGCCGAAGACCCGGAGTAGCTCGAGTAGTTTCTCGTGCTGCTGCGGTGACTTGCCGGGGCGAATGAGCGCGCAGGGCATGTAGTCGAGAGAACGTCCGCCTGAATGCAGATCGATGACGAGATCCGCCATCGGAAGAAGCACTTCCGTTACGTAGTGAGCGATCATTTCTGTTGCCGTGCCGTGCGCGCGTCCCGGATAAAGACGATTGAGGTTGCCCTCGTCGATCGGCGACACGCGGCGGCCGGCTTCAACAGCTGGGAAGTTGAGGGATGGCATGATGATAACGCGTCCTGTCACATCAGTTTCACTGAGCTTCCTCGCGAGGCGCATATGGGCGATCTGGCCTTCGTATTCGTCGCCATGAGTGCCCCCGATTAGAACCGCCGTCGGCCCCTCACCATTTTTGATACAAACCACGGGGATGGGAATCCACCCGTATGCCGAGTTGTCGGTCGAGATGGGCAGACGCAGGCAGTCAACCTGCTTGCCTTCCCGGTTGTAGTCGATGGGGGACCAGATGCGCGTAGTAGCTGACATTCTCAAACCTTCAGAATTCTGGAGTTAACGGATGATGGGAAGTGTGTCGGGCGACAATTCGCTCAGAAATTCGATGCCATTATCAGTAACGAAAACGACCTCTTCGAACTGGAACACGGCGCCATCGCGCTCCAGCTTCGGTTCGATATGGAAAATCATTCCTGGTTGAATAATCGTCGGATCGGTCCGCGAAAGAGACGGCGGCTCGGTGACATCCAGTCCGCCACCGTGACCGATCCGTGACACGTGGCTGTAGAGTTTCCCCAGGTTCGCTTCGCGCCACATCTTCTCGAAGATGCCATAAACGTCGGAGCACGCCATTCCAGGGCGGATCTGCCGGGCAAGATCAATCGTCAGAGAGCGTACATCAGTGTAGGTCTTTGTTTCCCATTCATGAGGTTCACCTGCGCGCGCGATGCGATTGCGATCGGCCGGATAGCCTCCATAGGTCGCGCGGAAATCGGTCCAAACATAGTGGCCTTCCTCAAGCTTGCGGTCCTTCGCCGTCCGGCCATAGGCGAAATCACCCTTAGAAAACAACATCGCGATCTGGTCTGTGTTTTCTGCCCCGTTAAGAAAGGTCTGAGCCTGCATGAGATAATACAGCTCGTATTCCGTCATGCCGATGCGAGCCTGCGCGATTGCTTGGTCGAAGGCGGAATTCACGATTTCAAATGCCGTGCGCTTGAGATCGGCCTCGAATCTCGATTTGATCAATCGAACCCTCCATATCGCATCCGTCGCGGTCTCGACCCTTCTGTCGACCGAAAGGGTGTTGAGGACGTCGATCAGAGCCAACGAGCCGCGGCCGAACATGTCCTGGCCATAATCGATGGCGATGTGGCGCGGGCCTTGGGTGTTTTCGCCAATCCAGTCCGAGATTGCCTTAACCGCTTCAGCGAGATAGCCATCATAATAGCGGGCCGAGAAAATTCGCGGTTTCATTTCGATCGTCGGCGCTTCGCCAAGGCTCCCGATCACCACAAAGTCATTCACCGAAATAATTGCGAACAGGGGACGCGGTTTAGAATCCCAAGACAGTTCCTGGTAATCGGTGAAATAGTCGACATTCTTCTTGTCGGTTAGAACAACGATATCGAGTTGCGAAGCCGCCATCTCCCGACGAATGTTCGTGAGCCGCTGGCTAAGTTCAGCCTCTGGCACAGCGGGAGCAGGGAGTCTGAAAGTGGAGGGAATCTGAAGGTGCGGAAGGATCATTTTTTTGACTTCAACTGATGTTTAGATTTCGGATTGGATGGAACATTGAGTGAGCACGCAAGCCGGTCGAATGGCGCCTGCAGAACACCAAAAATCGTGACGTTCCGCTTATCCGTCGTTATTTTGTAGAGACGGCGTAGCATCGGATATCCATTTGGGACGCCGAAGACTTCGGCAGCTTGCCCTGCGGCTGGCGCTGCATCTATGATGTGAGAGGTGCCTGTGATCTTAAAATCGTGGCGCTCCAGCGCGTTGGTTACGAACTGCTCGCCGAATTCATCGACGATGTCGCTATCGACATCTGAGGATAGATATGTCGCATCATAGACGATAGGAACGTCGTCGCCGAAGTAGACCATCTTGCGGACACAAAGCATCGCTTCTTTCGGTGGATTGAATACCTGTAAGGTCGTGTCAGCTATCTTTTCCCTGGTGATTGACAGCAGCCGTATGGAGGCATTGTCAAACGGAGACATCCATCCCTCAAGGTCCAGCAGAAAGCGTTGGTGGTCCTTAACAAAGGTGCCCTTTCCAGTAACTGCTGTTAGCGCGCCAACAGCCTGCAGATCACGCAGCGCACGCTTGACCGTGATCGGACTGACGCCAAATTCCTCACTCAACATCGCCGTGGATGGGATCGGCGCTTCCGACTGATAGGTGCCGTTCCGAATCCGATCTAATATCTCTTCGCGGACCGACTCGTGCAGCGACGCCGATGTCCGCAAGCGTGATTGAACCATTACTCTTCTCCATTCTGTGCAATCCAATACGGCAACTTAGAAAAGTTTGATTCTCAACCGTTTTCAACACATGGCCAACCCAAGCGCATTCTCGGTTGACATAGTTAGTATACCTAGTATAGAAAACGGCTGTCGTCAACCGAAGGGGAACGAAAATGCAGAATACAAAAATCTTCAGAAGAGCCATCTTGATCGGTGGTGCCGTGCTTGCGATGGCCAGTGCGGGAGTGCCTAGTGGGCGTGCCGACGAACTGGCGGATCGCGTCCTAAGTGAAGGCAAAATCACCATTGGAATACATAACCAAGCGCCTTGGGGATATGTTGACAAGGATGGTGAGGTGACAGGTGTCGGGCCCGATATGATCAAGGCTGTGTTGGGGCCGTTGGGTGTCAAGAAGGTCGATTTCGTCGCTATGGACTGGGATGCATTGATCCCAAGCCTGATGTCCAAGCGGATTGACGTTGTGGCTTCCGGGATGGCCGTTACCGAAGAGCGATGCAAGCAGGTCGTCTTCAGTAATCCGGACCTGGTGATTGGCGACGGCGTGATGGTTCTTGCAGGGAATCCGCACAACATCCACAGCTACGATGATGTTGCCAAAAACCCCGATCTGATCATGGGCGGCGGCCGCGGTAGTTCCAACACCGAGAACGCCATCAAAGCCGGCATCCCGAAGGATCGTATGATCATGTTTCAGGACACTCAATCGTCCGTCGCGGCTCTGCTGGCTGGACGTATTCAGGCGGACACAGAGTCCATGGGAACCGCCATCAACACCGTGAATGATCCCAAGCTTAAGGGCAAGCTCGAGCTCGCGCAGCCTTTCACCGGGCTTGTACTGGAGAACGGCAAACAGGCAGCAAACTATGCAGCGATCGCCTTCAGACCTGAGGACACAAAATTGCGCGACCTCTATAATGAAAGCTTGGAAAAATTAAAGGCTGAAGGAGCGGTCTCGAAGATCTTCGTGAAGAACGGCTTCAGCGAAAAAGCGGTCGCCCCAGCTGGCATTACTCCAAAGAGCCTCTACGCCGACTGCAAATAAGTTGCGCATAAAAGGAAGCAGGGCGAATGACTCTCTTCGAAATTCTCTCGAGCATATATGAAGGTCTCGGGGTGACGGTCACGATCACCGCTCTCGGTCTGCTGTATGCAATACCGTTCGCCCTGCTTGCTGGTGTGCTCCAGCACTTTTCAACGGGTACCGCGCGGTGGTTCATTACCGCAGTCATAGAGTTTTGGCGCAGTTCTCCAGCTATCGTCCTTCTCTATGCCTTCTATTATTCACTCCCGGCGTTCGATATCTACTTGTCCGCAACGACGGTGGGCGCAATGGTGCTCGGACTCAATGCTGGCGCATACAGCAGCCAATCCGTGCGCGCCGCATTGCAGGCAATCAGTCGCGGTCAATGTGAGGCTGGACTGGCCTTGGGGCTACGGCGGTTTACCGTACTCCGCCTCATTGAATTGCCGCAAGCCATATCAGCGATGATCCCGACCTTCATCAATGATGCAATCCAGTTAATCAAAGGAACATCTTTAGTTTCGCTTATAACTCTGACAGACATGACCTATCGGGCTAAGCAAATAGCACAGCTTAGCTATGATCCGTCGGGCATATATTCTGGACTTTTACTGTCGTACCTCATAATCTGCTATCCAGTTACAATACTTGGCAGATATCTGGAAAAATCCCAAGAAAAAAAGAGGTTGAGATAAATGGATTTCGATTTCGGCTTTGCGGCAAACATTATTCCGAGAATCCTGGAAGGGATTTGGAATACCCTTCTAGTTGCAATTCTCAGCTTTGCGGGCGCAGCGACTTTGGGATTTATTTGGGAACTACTGCGACGCTCCCACTGGATCGTCCGCCCGATTGCACAATTTGTCATCGACGCAATCCGCTCCACGCCAGTGTTGGTACAAATATACTTTCTGTTTTTCGTGCTTCCATACTACGGAATCGTATTGCCGGCTATGTTCGTTGGGGTTTTTGGGTTGAGCTTTTACTTCTCAGGCTATTTGTCTGAAGTTTTCAAAGCCGGAATCGACGCCGTACCGGTTGGACAAGCCGAAGCGGCTGAGAGTTTGGGTATTGGGTGGGGCGACACGGTGAGATTCGTCATTGCGCCGCAAATGCTCCGCAACATCGCGGCTCCTATGGGTGCTTATTCTATCGCGATTTTGAAGTCTACGCCGCTTCTGGCTGTAATTGCCGTACCAGAAATGCTCGGCAGCGCCCTGGACGTAGCATCCGAGACTTATCGCTACGCTGAGCCCATGATGGTTGTGGGGATCTTGTTCATCATCTTGTCGCTCATGGCGGTTGCGCTGGTGAGCCGATTGGAACGACGTCTTGGGCTGGGACACGCATCGAAACTAAAAAGCGCCTGATAGGCGCCGGGAGGAATAACATGGTACTAAATTCAGCGGAGAAGATAACGAATTTCAGCCAAGCCCCCTCGGCAGTCGCTCCCGCAGTAGTTCTAATTGAAAACGTATCGAAGTGGTATGGAGCGTTTCAAGTCCTCCGCGACGTAAGCCTGGATGTGAAGCTCGGCGAACGCATTGTTATCTGCGGACCGTCGGGTTCCGGTAAATCGACATTGATCCGTTGCATCAATCAACTGGAAAAGCACCAAAAGGGTAGGATCGTCGTTAACGGCACCGAATTGCGTGCCGGGATGAGAGGATTGGCCGAGGTACGCCGTGAGGCCGGGATGGTTTTCCAGCAATTCAATCTCTTTCCGCATTTGACCGTGATCGATAACTGTACCTTGGCCTTGATGCGGGCGCGGAAAATGTCGCGGGATGCAGCCGAAAAAATCGCGATGGAAAATCTCGACCGGGTACGAATACCCGAGCAGGCCCGCAAGTACCCGAGCCAACTTTCAGGCGGTCAGCAGCAGCGTGTTGCGATTGCGCGCGCGCTGTGCATGAAGCCCAAGATCATGCTGTTCGATGAGCCTACGTCGGCACTTGACCCGGAGATGGTCAAGGAAGTCCTTGAGGTCATGACTAGGCTCGCTAGCGAAGGCATGACGATGATATGTGTGACGCACGAGATGGGATTTGCGCGTGAAGTCGCAGACCGCGTCGTTTTCATGGATGGCGGCGAAATTATCGAGCAGGGGACGCCCGCCCGTTTCTTCGATCACCCTGAGCATGAGCGAACCAAGCGATTTCTTGGGCAACTGGTTCACTGACATAGTTGCCACTAGGTCGTCGAACGGTAGCAGACACAGGAGATCGAGATGCGGGATGTTGTCTTAAATGGTAGCGAGCCAGATCGCGTTGCTCTTTATCACGTGATCGAACGCAAGCTCCTGTGGCTGTCGTGCTGGATGATTGACCAGGCGAACCGTCGAGAAAAGATCGACGGCGTCAAAGTCGGCGGACATCAGGCTTCATCGGCGTCGATGGTATCGATCATCACGGCGCTTTACTGTGCCGTCCTGCGTCCTGAAGACCGCGTTGCGGTCAAGCCACACGCCTCGCCTGTCTTTCACGCACTTCAATATCTTGCCGGCAACCAGACACGGGAAAAGCTCGAGAATTTTCGAGGATATGGCGGCGCGCAGTCTTATCCGAGCAGGACCAAGGATGTCGACGACGTGGACTTTTCCACTGGTTCCGTCGGTCTCGGAGTCGCGATAACGACGTTCGCATCCCTTGTGCAGGATTATGTTCACGCGCGGAGCTGGGCAGCAGCGAACCAACCAAAGGGTAGGATGGTGGCGCTGGTCGGGGACGCAGAACTCGATGAGGGCAACATATATGAGTGCCTGCAGGAGGGTTGGAAACACAATCTTCGAAATTGCTGGTGGATCATCGACTACAACCGACAGAGCCTCGACGGTGTGGTGCGCGAGGGCCTTTATGAGCGGATTGAAACGGTTTTCCGCGCCTTTGGCTGGGATGTCGTGACGCTTAAATATGGCGCATTGCAACGCGCCGCATTTCAGGAACGGGGTGGCGACGCACTCAAAGCTTGGATCGACGCTTGCCCCAATCAACTCTATTCCGCGCTGACGTTCCAGGGAGGAGCCGCCTGGCGCAAGCGACTGACGGACGAGATCGGTGATCAAGGCGACGTGACTGCATTGCTGAACAAACGCGACGATCAAGCGCTTGCGGCTTTGATGGAAAATCTCGGCGGTCACTGCCTTTCCACTCTGGTCGACACGTTCAACGCCATCGACCATGATCGCCCGACTACGTTCATTGCCTACACGGTCAAAGGATGGGGCACACCGCTCGCCGGCCATAAGGATAACCATGCTGGTTTGATGACCGAAGCCCAGATGGATTTGTTCAAGAAGGCCATGAACATCCGTGATGGTCACGAGTGGGGCATGGCCGAAGGGCTCGGGGTCGAAGGAACAGCGTTGTGTCAATTCATCGCAGCGATACCGTTTTTCGCCGCCGGACGTCGGCGTCACGCCGGACCAGATATCTCGGTCACCCGCGATGCGGTTCC encodes the following:
- a CDS encoding amino acid ABC transporter permease — protein: MTLFEILSSIYEGLGVTVTITALGLLYAIPFALLAGVLQHFSTGTARWFITAVIEFWRSSPAIVLLYAFYYSLPAFDIYLSATTVGAMVLGLNAGAYSSQSVRAALQAISRGQCEAGLALGLRRFTVLRLIELPQAISAMIPTFINDAIQLIKGTSLVSLITLTDMTYRAKQIAQLSYDPSGIYSGLLLSYLIICYPVTILGRYLEKSQEKKRLR
- a CDS encoding amino acid ABC transporter ATP-binding protein: MTNFSQAPSAVAPAVVLIENVSKWYGAFQVLRDVSLDVKLGERIVICGPSGSGKSTLIRCINQLEKHQKGRIVVNGTELRAGMRGLAEVRREAGMVFQQFNLFPHLTVIDNCTLALMRARKMSRDAAEKIAMENLDRVRIPEQARKYPSQLSGGQQQRVAIARALCMKPKIMLFDEPTSALDPEMVKEVLEVMTRLASEGMTMICVTHEMGFAREVADRVVFMDGGEIIEQGTPARFFDHPEHERTKRFLGQLVH
- a CDS encoding Xaa-Pro peptidase family protein; translation: MILPHLQIPSTFRLPAPAVPEAELSQRLTNIRREMAASQLDIVVLTDKKNVDYFTDYQELSWDSKPRPLFAIISVNDFVVIGSLGEAPTIEMKPRIFSARYYDGYLAEAVKAISDWIGENTQGPRHIAIDYGQDMFGRGSLALIDVLNTLSVDRRVETATDAIWRVRLIKSRFEADLKRTAFEIVNSAFDQAIAQARIGMTEYELYYLMQAQTFLNGAENTDQIAMLFSKGDFAYGRTAKDRKLEEGHYVWTDFRATYGGYPADRNRIARAGEPHEWETKTYTDVRSLTIDLARQIRPGMACSDVYGIFEKMWREANLGKLYSHVSRIGHGGGLDVTEPPSLSRTDPTIIQPGMIFHIEPKLERDGAVFQFEEVVFVTDNGIEFLSELSPDTLPIIR
- the ehuD gene encoding ectoine/hydroxyectoine ABC transporter permease subunit EhuD; this translates as MDFDFGFAANIIPRILEGIWNTLLVAILSFAGAATLGFIWELLRRSHWIVRPIAQFVIDAIRSTPVLVQIYFLFFVLPYYGIVLPAMFVGVFGLSFYFSGYLSEVFKAGIDAVPVGQAEAAESLGIGWGDTVRFVIAPQMLRNIAAPMGAYSIAILKSTPLLAVIAVPEMLGSALDVASETYRYAEPMMVVGILFIILSLMAVALVSRLERRLGLGHASKLKSA
- a CDS encoding pyridoxal-phosphate dependent enzyme; protein product: MPLKINPRVSGMQCIRCQIIHPLEDYFEGCPSCLDSGIPASVAPHFSEWPSSLDHNTVSNWLSYPTSGLGEGNTQLSSLPLLAAALGVGELYTKNEFTNPTGSHKDRMGALIAQRALDVGIRTIAVASSGNAGVSMAAYAARSGLECVVVTTPDMSPNWRRAIEAHGARIVATETSDDRWKLIARKARCGEWYPATNYTIPPVGSNPFGVDGYRAIALELYLEFQEQQPTDILVPTARGDLIWGIAKGYSDLQRAGLLRSVPRVHAIEPCPRIAHAIAGHGMVGSFPDDTNMVSIGGNTVTQQTLHALELTDGLAVAVDDGEVAADQAVLGREGLYLELSSVATLTGLRRLAKNGEIGRNARVILIATSHGYKEEARFESPLTASAAGVDDSLASF
- a CDS encoding 1-deoxy-D-xylulose-5-phosphate synthase N-terminal domain-containing protein, whose translation is MRDVVLNGSEPDRVALYHVIERKLLWLSCWMIDQANRREKIDGVKVGGHQASSASMVSIITALYCAVLRPEDRVAVKPHASPVFHALQYLAGNQTREKLENFRGYGGAQSYPSRTKDVDDVDFSTGSVGLGVAITTFASLVQDYVHARSWAAANQPKGRMVALVGDAELDEGNIYECLQEGWKHNLRNCWWIIDYNRQSLDGVVREGLYERIETVFRAFGWDVVTLKYGALQRAAFQERGGDALKAWIDACPNQLYSALTFQGGAAWRKRLTDEIGDQGDVTALLNKRDDQALAALMENLGGHCLSTLVDTFNAIDHDRPTTFIAYTVKGWGTPLAGHKDNHAGLMTEAQMDLFKKAMNIRDGHEWGMAEGLGVEGTALCQFIAAIPFFAAGRRRHAGPDISVTRDAVPIPSSAGDSISTQAAFGKILDAIAKSDSELADRIVTTSPDVTVSTNLGPWVNRRQLFARTELADTFRAERVPSAQKWTFTPQGQHIELGIAEMNLFLLLGAMGLSHSLFGERLIPIGTVYDPFVSRGLDALNYACYQDARFMIVGTPSGVTLAPEGGAHQSIAAPLIGMSQDGLASFEPAFADELAAIMTWAFDYMQRDGEGDPNERTWLRDETGGAVYLRLSTRQLEQPRRPYDSAFKQGVIDGAYWLREPGPNCDLVIAYQGTVASEAIAAAGMIGDIRRDIGVLAVTSADRLNAGWQAAMRARARGHVDAAGHIERLLAPLPRHAAIVTAIDGHPATLSWLGGVIGHRTHSLGVEHFGQTGTVADLYRHFGLDAANIAEVATNLTPGRRTGRAA
- the ehuB gene encoding ectoine/hydroxyectoine ABC transporter substrate-binding protein EhuB; protein product: MQNTKIFRRAILIGGAVLAMASAGVPSGRADELADRVLSEGKITIGIHNQAPWGYVDKDGEVTGVGPDMIKAVLGPLGVKKVDFVAMDWDALIPSLMSKRIDVVASGMAVTEERCKQVVFSNPDLVIGDGVMVLAGNPHNIHSYDDVAKNPDLIMGGGRGSSNTENAIKAGIPKDRMIMFQDTQSSVAALLAGRIQADTESMGTAINTVNDPKLKGKLELAQPFTGLVLENGKQAANYAAIAFRPEDTKLRDLYNESLEKLKAEGAVSKIFVKNGFSEKAVAPAGITPKSLYADCK
- a CDS encoding succinylglutamate desuccinylase/aspartoacylase family protein; the protein is MSATTRIWSPIDYNREGKQVDCLRLPISTDNSAYGWIPIPVVCIKNGEGPTAVLIGGTHGDEYEGQIAHMRLARKLSETDVTGRVIIMPSLNFPAVEAGRRVSPIDEGNLNRLYPGRAHGTATEMIAHYVTEVLLPMADLVIDLHSGGRSLDYMPCALIRPGKSPQQHEKLLELLRVFGAPIGFVTDGSGGGGSTTLPAAAERTGVPVVTAELGGGATLNRSGLDLAEQGVLRLLKHIGILRWNDVTEAVAVRLMDCSSTDLLVYAETDGMFEPFVELGDDVKEGQLAGLLHSIDRPFNQPQEVHFSCAGMVVCKRFPTLVKRGDCLVELLQDLAPSSMQGRAHAA
- a CDS encoding GntR family transcriptional regulator encodes the protein MVQSRLRTSASLHESVREEILDRIRNGTYQSEAPIPSTAMLSEEFGVSPITVKRALRDLQAVGALTAVTGKGTFVKDHQRFLLDLEGWMSPFDNASIRLLSITREKIADTTLQVFNPPKEAMLCVRKMVYFGDDVPIVYDATYLSSDVDSDIVDEFGEQFVTNALERHDFKITGTSHIIDAAPAAGQAAEVFGVPNGYPMLRRLYKITTDKRNVTIFGVLQAPFDRLACSLNVPSNPKSKHQLKSKK